The following is a genomic window from Stenotrophomonas maltophilia.
GCATCCCCCATGGCCAGCCCCTCCACCCGCTACCGCATCTCGGTGACGCCCATCGAAAAAGACGGCGTGCAGTGCACCGGGCGCTGCACCATCGAACTGGAGCATCGCGCCAGCCGCGACCTGATGCGCCTGCTGGAAGCCGCGCCGCGCGCGGCCGGGCTGGGCGGCGACGAACGCGCCACCCTGGTGATCGCAGCACAGCTGCTGCGCGACATCGTGCAGCGCCATGCCGGCAGCGAAGGCCACGCACTGGCCGCCGTTGCCGCGCAGACGCTGGCCGCGCTGGACGCGCTGGAGCAACTGCCCTCCTCCCGCTGACGGCCAGGGAATCGATACACTGCCGCCCTCCAGGTTGCCTCGGGGAGGAGGCAGGCATGTACCGTCAACTGCTGCTGGTCGTACCCCTGTTGCTGCTGGGCTGTTCCCGGCCCGCCACCACACAGGATCCCGCGGGCAAACCTGCCACCGCCACCGACGCGGGCAGCGCCATCGCGCCCGCAGAAGCCGATCCGCCTGCGCTGCAGACGCCGGCCGTCGCGCCGTTGTTCGCCGCCGTCGATGCGGATGCCGAGGCACCGGCCGCGCTGCTGGACCGCTACGTGATGGCGCTGCTCAACCGCGACCGTGCCACCGCCGACGCCGCGTGGACGTTCCCTCCCAGCGACGACGCCCGTGCCGACGATGCCGCGCTGCGCCAGCTGGAGGGCGTGCGCAGCATGCGCCTGAGCACCGAACTGCCGATCGCCCGCGACGGCCAGCAGCCATCGCGGCTGCTGGAAGTTCCAGTGCAGGTGCGCGCACTCACCGCCAACGGCACCTTCCGCTTCGGCGGCTGGTACCGCGTGCAGCCCAGCGCCGATGGGCGCGCCTGGCAGATCCAGTCGGCGCAACTGCGGCCATCGCTGGACTGAACCGTTGCAACGGCATGCACGCACGATTCAGCCAGCAGGACTACTCTGTCCATCATCCATTCCGCCATCGGTCACCACCATGCGCCTGCGTTCCCTGATGACCCGCCTCGCCGCGTCCACCGTACTGATCGCCGCGGCGATCGGCGCGCAGGCGGCGCCCTCGATTTCCGGCCGCGAACTGTCGGTCGGCGCCAGCGATGTGCAGCAGTACCTCGACGGCAGCTTCCCGCGCACCCAGGACGCGTTGGGGGGGCTGATCGCGCTGACCATGAGCCACCCGCAGCTGAGCCTGCCGGCCGGCGAACGCTTGAACCTGGGCATGGACGTGGCGCTGGCCACCGCCGGCGGCAATCCGGCCAAGCTCGGCACGGTCAAGCTCAGCAGCGGCCTGCGCTACGACGCGCAGACCCAGGGCTTCCACCTGCAGCAGCCGAGCGTGGATGACTTCACCCCGGCCAACCAGGGCGGCCGCCTCGACTCGCGCACCCGCGGCCTGCTCAACGCATGGCTGAGCGACTACGCCCAGCGCGAACCGATCTACAAGCTGGACCCGGCCGTGGCCGGGGTGCTGGGCGCCCTGCAGGTGCAGTCGGCGCAGGTCAAGAACGGCAAGCTGGTGGTGACCTTCAACCAGAACCTGGGCAACCTGGTCCCGGCCGGCATCCTCGGCAAATGAGGTAGCGCCGGCCGCTGGCCGGCACCGCCGCCCACCATCATGCAGCCAATGCGCTCACCACCGCCTCGCTGAAGGCGGGAATGTCGTCCGGCTTGCGGCTGGTGATGAGATTGCCATCCACCACCACTTCGGCATCGCGCCAGCTCGCACCAGCGTTGGCCAGATCCTGCTGCAGCGACGGCCAGGACGTCAGTTCGCGGCCCTTGGCCAGCCCACTGTTGATCAGCAGCCAGGGGCCATGGCAGATCGCCGCCACAGGCTTGCCGGCCTCATCCAGCGCGCGGATGAAGGCCAGCGCGGTTTCGTGAGTGCGCAGCGTATCGGGATTGATTACGCCGCCAGGCAGTACCAGCGCATCGAAGCGCGCCGGATCGGCCTCGTCCAGTGGGATATCCACGGCCACCACATCGCCCCAGTTCTTGTCCTTCCAGCCCTTGATGGTGGCCTCCTTGGCCGGCGACACCACGCTCACCCGCGCCCCTTCCGCTTCCAGCAGGCGCTTGGGCTCGGTCAGTTCGGACTGTTCAAAACCGTGGGTGGCGAGGATGGCGATGTTCCTGCCCTTGAGCCGCTCTGCCATGGGTGCACTCCAGTTCGGGGGGAGTGCGCAGAGTGGCCGATCCGCCATTGAACGCGGGTGACCCGACCGTGCACGGCAGGTGCAGATGCCGACGGGTAGTGCCGGCCGCTGGCCGGCATCACGTGTGCCCCATGCCGGCCAGCGGCCGGCACTACCAGGGGTCTCAGCGCTTGGGCTGCAGCATGGTGCCGGTGCACTTGGGCGAGCCGCAACGGCACTCCCAGATCTTCTTCAGCTTCGCGGTGTGGCGCTCGGCCAGCACGATGCCGTAGTTGTAGGTCAGCTCTTCGCCGGCCTTGATATCGCGCAGCGCCTCAATGAACACCTTGTCACCGCGGCTGTCACCATCCTCGTCCTCCTCGATCACCGCCTCGCAGTTCGGGTCGCAGCTGTGGTTGATCCAGCGCGCATCATTGCCCTTGTAGTTGGCATCGATCACCCAGTCGTCATTGAGGGTGAACAGGAAGGTATGACCGCTTTCAACATCGCCGCTGTCATCGGCATCGACGTCGCCGTGGCTGCGCAGCAGGCCCTTG
Proteins encoded in this region:
- a CDS encoding DUF3861 family protein: MASPSTRYRISVTPIEKDGVQCTGRCTIELEHRASRDLMRLLEAAPRAAGLGGDERATLVIAAQLLRDIVQRHAGSEGHALAAVAAQTLAALDALEQLPSSR
- a CDS encoding DUF1439 domain-containing protein gives rise to the protein MRLRSLMTRLAASTVLIAAAIGAQAAPSISGRELSVGASDVQQYLDGSFPRTQDALGGLIALTMSHPQLSLPAGERLNLGMDVALATAGGNPAKLGTVKLSSGLRYDAQTQGFHLQQPSVDDFTPANQGGRLDSRTRGLLNAWLSDYAQREPIYKLDPAVAGVLGALQVQSAQVKNGKLVVTFNQNLGNLVPAGILGK
- a CDS encoding type 1 glutamine amidotransferase domain-containing protein, translating into MAERLKGRNIAILATHGFEQSELTEPKRLLEAEGARVSVVSPAKEATIKGWKDKNWGDVVAVDIPLDEADPARFDALVLPGGVINPDTLRTHETALAFIRALDEAGKPVAAICHGPWLLINSGLAKGRELTSWPSLQQDLANAGASWRDAEVVVDGNLITSRKPDDIPAFSEAVVSALAA
- a CDS encoding SET domain-containing protein encodes the protein MPKKIQARKSAIHGNGVFAVAPIKQGERVIQYKGLLRSHGDVDADDSGDVESGHTFLFTLNDDWVIDANYKGNDARWINHSCDPNCEAVIEEDEDGDSRGDKVFIEALRDIKAGEELTYNYGIVLAERHTAKLKKIWECRCGSPKCTGTMLQPKR